Sequence from the Rutidosis leptorrhynchoides isolate AG116_Rl617_1_P2 chromosome 3, CSIRO_AGI_Rlap_v1, whole genome shotgun sequence genome:
gtttaaggggtttccttggtcaatctttacatcataatgaagctagtaacactaggaacatgattaaaacatgaagtcttagcatctaacaacatatgaacacttaaaattcaagattaaacatgttaactttccatatgaactagttacttcaaaatatcgaaatcaagcatacaaatcacataaacaaactaaacttgagccatagacactaattaacaaacttataacttaaaaatctcaagaacacaaagattagtgattttagaaagttacccaaatttgatgaggttggtatggaatcgaagaggagatcacgaggagttcaaatatgtaaacggtttggaatgaatccttcttgaatgattttagatgatgatttgctttttggagaatttgagaaaaatggagaagtatgaaaagaaaagaagaaagaaaatgaaaatggggaggataagggggttgactagtcaaaagctagtcacctctttggctttgtggcggaactagtccctcgagttcggttgcgggtgcgttaaattacctagacatgataatttaaaacgcgtattaacgggagatgttaaaaacatataacggaacttaaatagttaaacggaaaagtaaatggaaaaaggcgggatgttacattggagttttctctgccgacggttttttatatataaatataatatatatataattaatataattaattatatattatattatatttatatacatagttaacttgtaatttttagtccgttgcgtcgagcgttaagagttgactctggtcccggttccggattttcgaacgtccttgcgtacaattttatattttgtactttgcgttttgaatcttgtactcttgtaatttcgagacgtttcttatcaataattggaacctttttgattgtcttttgtacttttgagctttttggtcgtttgcgtcttcaattcgtcgaatctgtcttttgtcttcaccttttattatttaaacgaatatcacttgtaaatagaacaattgcaactaaaagcttgtctttcttgaggaataatgctatgaaatatatgttcgtttttagcattatcagtgctcaatttcgtagaatattttgataaacgtttctggatgaaacaactgaaatcttgtgatccacctttatatacagattatgcgaaacactaaaactatgaactcaccaacctttgtgttgacacttgttagcatgtttattctcatgttcctagaagtctttcgctgtttgcttatatgttagacaagctatgtgcatggagtcttacatggcatatttatcaaggaaacgttgcattcaccaaatcatcaccatgtatcttattttgactgcattgtcaatggaagtactattgtaaactattatttacggtgattgtctatatgtagaaatcatcagatgtcgaaaacctttgatttaaatattcatttatggtgtgccttttcaaaagaatgcaatgtttacaaaacgtatcatatagaggtcaaatacctcgcaatgaaatcgatgaatgacgtgttcgtccatatgaatttggagcgatcgtcacactgttCCATGAACTATGAATCTTCATGTCTtatggccactcaacctcgtaagCTGGGTTGTTGGTAGACTTACATTCGGCCACCCTGCCGGAATCGACATGATTCcggtgtgggttatccacgactattgTCGTAGGTTCGAATCTCGTTGGTCCTTAAACCCTAttattgcactcaagcgtaggcTCATCCTGACCCCGTAAAAATATGTTTGATCAATTGGCACCATCCGTGGAACTCATTATAGAACAACTACATTGGAATAGTCATTTTTCACGTTTATTACACGTTTTTTCCTTAAATTTTGTAAAGCTTTTATGTACGTTAACAATAGCGGTAAGAGCTGTTTTTAGTAAAtccttattattatatattatactttttGTTAACTTTTATTTTATTCTTTACATACGGAGTATTACATATCTTTTATTTTATATATCCATCCATTAAAAGAATATATGAAAGAATTTTACTTTTAGATTTTTGTCTATTTATGAATAAAAATGTACAATTAAGTTAGaataatataaaagaaaaataatgGACGACAAATATGGTATGTAAGAGATAAAAATAATTTTGTTTATTTTTAGAGATTTTGATAATGCCATCATTTAGGAATTTAGGAATGTCATTAATGTACTTTAAAGGATTGTAATTATGATTAACATTGACTTTATTGACTTTATGAGTTAGTTACAAAATTTTGTTAACGATAATGTTAAGGCTTTCGTTAATAAATTTCTATCTATTTTTAAAGAAAAAAGAAAGCAAAATGATTCATTTCATAATTCATAATTAATATCCGTTTTATTTATTCTTTCGAGAAATACAATCCTCGTAACTAATCTGTAACCGTCCATTTTCTTATCCCGTCTAATCGTAAAAAACACGCACCCATTATCCTACACCCGCGTCGCACAGGAACACATACTCCGGTCCCAATATATAGGTTGAGCATTTCTCGGCTAAATACCCTATTTCCGCCGATTTCATTTTTCCTCCTCCCAAAAGCAGAGGTACGCTACTTTTTTTCTAATCAAactatttattttacatttttactACTTAAATCTGTTACAGTTAATTTGAATCTGTATTCTTTGCCAGATCAACGATTTTAAGTTTACTATTTGCATAATATTTTCGTTTTACTGTAGATCTGTAACTTTAGTTTGACATTTCGTTGTTTTTGTTAGATCTCTAATTTTTTAATTTTTGATGCAGTTCTAAGACATTTCATCTTTGATTTTTGCGTTTATAACTCTTATTTTTGCTGGATCTGTGTTTATTtcttaattttaaaatatatacggagtaattttCAGTTTGATCTGTATATGCGCTAGCTAGTAACTACTCATCATGCTTATGGAAGCAGAGGAGAATAATAGATAGAATTTTAGTTTGTTTGATTTTACTTGAATCCAAACGTGTATAACTAAATAACAATATATAATGTATGTATATATGAAATGTTAAAGGTTGAGTTAAATTGATCGAGACTTGGTGTGTTAGGTAAGATTGAAAGAATAGCGTTGGACCGAAATTGTAGGCTTAATGTTGTGTGTTCATTCATAAGGTGTTTAGATAAGTAGGGGTATATTTCTGAAGCTTAATCACTAAAATTTGACCTTAATCACCAATGGATTTTGACTGAACCCCTTATTTTTACTTGATGGTATTGATTTGGTAGCGTGTTTTCTGTTAGTTAGGTTTGAAAACTTATGTTTTATAGTTTTTTCATGGAGTTCTTTATCAAGTTTAGACCCATAGATACACTAACATAAACTGTGATTTTACTGATTGATTCTTACGATGCGTCTGGTTTGCGGAATGTTTTTGATGAAATAGGAATTCATCAAAATAAATGTAATTCCAAGGAATCTGAATTCTCTTGAAAAATTCATATGTAAACCAAGAACTTGAATTCAGATTCCAATTTTGTTGAATTCTGCGAACCAAACGCATCCTTATTTTCTGCATTATTTGTGTTTGACATCCGGACTATCTAATAATTCTTCTGAATTTGTTTTCCTATATCCTTGCATGACTGTGTTTTATATATTGTAGGAAGATCGTTTGGAACAAAATGGCTGATCAGAATCATCATTTAGCTGCTACAAGGAGAGTAGGCACTCAACTACACCTTTCTCAATATTCTCAAGCTCAGTACGGTGCCTTGAACCGACCCGCTGCAACCCAGAGGCAATTCACATATGGAAGTTACTCAAATTCAGGGTTCAATTATGCAATGACACGATCTTTAGTGACTGCAAATGCTTCTCCTGTGTTTGTTCAAGCACCATCAGAGAAAGGACCTTATGGGTTTGCCATTGACTTTCTTATGGGCGGTGTTTCAGCCGCTGTCTCAAAAACCGCTGCTGCTCCAATTGAGCGTATTAAGCTTTTGATCCAGAACCAAGATGAGATGCTCAAGAGTGGCCGTCTTCAACAACCATACAAGGGTATTGGTGACTGTTTCAAAAGAACAATTGCCGATGAAGGAATTGTGGCTTTGTGGAGAGGAAACACAGCTAATGTTATCCGTTACTTTCCTACTCAGGTTCGTTTGTTACCTTCCTTATACAACACATATTAATTGATGAATCATTATATGATGTGTGTGTATAATACATTTTTTATCCTCCTTTTCCAGGCACTTAACTTTGCATTCAAGGATTACTTCAAGAGTTTGTTCAGCTTTAAGAAAGGGAAAGATCCATACTGGAAAGTGTTTGGTGGTAACATAGCCTCTGGTGGTTTTGCTGGTACATCGTCCCTACTTTTTGTATTCTCACTGGATTATGCTAGAACTCGTTTGGCTAATGATGCCAAGGCGGCAAAGAAGGGTGGAGAGAGGCAGTTTAATGGTCTAATTGATGTGTACAAGAAGACATATGCGTCAGATGGTATTGCTGGATTATACCGTGGGTTCAACCTATCTGCTGTTGGTATCTTTGTGTACCGTGGTTTGTATTTTGGACTCTACGACTCCCTAAAACCAATTCTTCTCACTGGAAAATTGGAGGTTGGTACATATTTTAAGATTTcttttttataatgataatgattgcCGTTGAAGTTGTTTTTCTTTTTTAAATACTGAGTCAAGGTTTAAATGACGGAATTTCAGGATAGTTTCTTTGCTAGTTTTGCTCTGGGTTGGCTCATTACAAACGGTGCTGGACTTGCCTCATACCCAATTGACACTGTGCGAAGAAGAATGATGATGACATCAGGTGAAGCGGTCAAGTACAAGAACTCATTGGACGCATTTAGCCAAATTGTGAAGAAAGAAGGGGTCAAGTCATTGTTCAAGGGTGGAGGTGCTAACATCCTTAGAGCTGTGGCTGGGGCTGGTGTTCTTGCTGGTTACGATAAGCTTCAGGTTATCGTTTTCGGAAAGAAATACGGATCTGGCGGAGGCTAAGACTAACTAATGGAAACCGAGATGTGTTGGTCTTTAGTTttggttttatttatttatgaGTCTGGCATTATCCATACGATGGATGAATATTATTTTTGCACGATATATTATGATAGATGATGGTGATAAAATCTTTTGGGAAACTTAATAACTGTAGTAGGATTTAAGTGTCCTACAGTACTCTGTTGAATTTTGAATGCGTGTTGCATTAATATGAGTTCTTTTCTGCTTTGTATACTCTTGTTTGACTTCTTTTTACCAAAAGATTTGTCAAAGCTGCTGTTACTTTAGATATGGTTTGAAtggagttttttatttttattatggtATTCTGAATTCTAATGCCTTGTCGGTTTCTTTGTTATAATAGTTTGGGTTATTTTTTGCCAAAAACAAGAactgtttatgttttgttttttcCTCAAAAAACGATTTGTTCTAATAAGCTGTTAGATGGAAATGAATGTTGAACGTTCTTAATGTAAGTAATAATGTTTGAATAATATGTAATGTATGTTCAAGGCAGGTGTTTCTTGAATTTTGTTTGTCATAGTTGCAACTGCAAGTTTGAATTTCAATTATACTTTCCTTTTCTTCAATAACTTGTTGAGTCGATAACATATTTCACACCTTTGCCATACACTTTATCTCCTTCATACACTACTCGGGTGAGACTAAGTAATGTTATTGTactgggattatcaccaaaatgcccttttttttaagcttgttgactgacagccctaaaaaaaaaaaagtttgacaatttgccctcgcaaggcgcaagacaccttgcgtccttgcgaccttgcgtctttgcgtctttgCGACCTTGCGACGTTGCGACCTTGCGTGTTTCAGTAAAAGAACTAGTTAAATGATCAGTTTGCGTTCACTGTTCCCACACACATACGCAAACTCCTCTCTGGTGCCCTTTCGCTCGTCATTCGCAAGATCGTTATCAAGCTTTCTTACATTCTCCAAACACTCGCAAATCACtcgcaaaatcttcatcatcatcctcacgtcatcctcctcacatcttcatcgttactagatcttcttcatccttccatcttcgatcttcccgagtacaagcgagcttctacgccaccaacatcatcaaatcaccatcatcgttcactatgtctcaagaacaGGTTAGATTTCTTAGATCTATGTTATATTATTCGATCTACTTCATAGTGCTTAGATTTATGTGCTAAAACAAAGTTTTTGCACTCTTTGCACGCCAACTGTTCGAAAAAATGTGTCAACGAAATTtgtttgtattttgtgtttttgATTGTATATTATTGAGATTGCGTACGATACCCAGGAATTTTTGCTAGATTCAAGTTGTGTAACTCTGTTGCTATGTAGACGCAAGacaatccttgcgtccttgcgtatgcctCACAATGTACGCAAGGTGATATTTGCGACCTTACGTTTGCTATAATTTTACCTTTGCATGTGCACGCAAGGTaacccttgcgtccttgcgtcttgatcATATgttacgcaaggttaaccttgcgtccttgcgtcttgcgcatctgttacgcaaggttaaccttgcgtccttgcggccTTGTACGCAATCTCTGTCTTGCGTGCTTGCGTCTATGTGATTTTCTTCTGATGTTCTTCTGACTTTTACAGGGCTATGTGGAAGGTAAATTGACCATGAAGAATATGTTGACCGTGATTCCTCAGGTCAAGAAAATGTTGACTGAGAGACAAGAAAAATTATTTAGAAGTACATGCTTCTCTGTCATTTTCTTCCTCCGAAGCACTAGACGCGACAACTGATTCAAAAGGGTGAtctgtttttttaattttacatacgttctcaactccatagttgaagaaatcaaactcttctgtgtttggaggtggtacttcaggtcgtgcttcttccaaattgggtgtctgaaggtttgtgctctcctcgtttgttggtaggttttgttggacatcgtgtgttggtaggttttgatggacattgtgtattggtaggatttgcactgactgtaagttttctgggagttgatgcattgtaactttgtcgacaatgtaaatattaataggagcatttgatattgcatgttgtagaaaatcacgaaagtcttcataatcatcagtaatatcaaaaacaagattatcgacaacatatctcattgaaacaggagcattaggtggcaaattaatttttctaagaacattttttaacaatattcttcgagtaattagtttttggggagcaactggaagttttaatcgtgttctaaaataatctagaggcaaatacataggtaagttattaataaattgaaaagaaCCACCACAACATATATGAATAACAAAAGTTTCATTATCACTAAAACTCATTATTTAAAACAAAGAAAGTTATCTTAATGACGCTTGAAATTATATGATTTATGTTGAAATGGTGGAAATGAAGTGAAAATAGAGCTGGTAATAccttatatgaattgaaaaagttaTCCGTAATAGTATAAAAATCTTACAAAATCTTATCCACGAAATCATGAAAATCTTATCGGGATAAGACGCAAGATgcaagacgcaaagacgcaagtcgcaagacgcaagacgcaatacgcaaggacgcaagtctcTTTGTTGCGTTTGTCAGTAACGCAAGGTCACATGGTAGCAAgatcgcaaagacgcaaggtcgcaaagacgcaaggtgccttgcgccttgcgagggcagattgtcaaacttttttttttagggctgtcagtcaacaagcttaaaaaaaaaaggttattttggtgataatccctatTGTACTTGAAAAGTCCGGATACAAGCTTAACCGACTTCCTTGAAGCATTTTCTCTTTTTAAACACAGATTAATGTTGCaagtataatatttatattgttATAGTTCATTTAGAATAATTAACAATCATGTTGTTAGTATTGCTTATGGTTACTAAAAAAGCTATCTATAAAATAAATtctaaaacaaacaaaaaaaatgtTATGGTACCATAAGAATACCCATTTGCCCTTATAACGCGTAGCCAAAAGTTATCATACAGGCACTCACCAATCTTATTGACTTTTGATTAAGAATCATCTTTAGCACGTTATTTTCAATTAATTTAACAAAAAATCGGTGAAGAGCACTGAGTGGAAAACCATTACCAATCTATTACTATTAAAAAAACACCCAAGATCGTTTATAACATAATTAGAAAAATGCAAAGCAATGCTATATATAGGTTTACGATTAAGCCATATAAACACACACAAACAACTCTGTTAGTCTCATAAAGGTAGAAAGTGTCATATAATATGAGAAGTCCGGGGATGTTGAGGCATTGGCCTCAACTTGTATATGCACTTGTTTTCATTTTATTAGCCAACATTGTTATCGCTGATAAACCTTATAGCTACAAATCTCCAGAGTCAGAATCTTATGGCTACAAAGTGCCTAAACCGGTAAAACATGATTTACCAGTTAAATCATATGTTTACAAGTCTTCACCACCACCGATGAAATATACACTACCGCATTTACCTTATCTTCATAAGTCTCCTCCACCACCTCCATATGTCTACAAATCCCCACCGCCACCATCACCATCTCCACCACCTCCATACGTTTACAAGTCTCCCCCTCCACCATCACCATCTCCTCCACCTCCGTACGTCTACAAGTCTCCTCCGCCACCATCACCAtccccaccaccaccatcaccctcTCCACCACCCCCATATGTGTACAAGTCTCCACCACCACCCTCTCCATCACCACCACCTCCATATGTTTACAAGTCCCCACCACCGCCATCACCATCCCCACCACCTCCGTATGTATACAAGTCTCCCCCACCACCCTCACCATCACCGCCACCTCCATATGTTTACAAGTCACCACCACCTCCATCACAATCCCCACCACCTCCGTACGTATATAAGTCTCCACCACCCCCATCACCCTCTCCACCACCCCCGTACGTGTACAAATCTCCACCTCCACCATCTCCATCACCACCACCTCCATATGTTTATAAGTCACCACCACCTCCATCACCTTCTCCTCCTCCTCCTCCATATGTTTACAAGTCTCCACCTCCTCCATCACCGTCACCACCACCTCCATATGTTTacaaatcaccaccaccaccaccaccgttaAAGCACGAATTGCCACATTATCTTGAAAAATATCCTCTACCCAAGTATATGTATAAGTCTCCCCCACCTCCGTATGTATACAAGTCTCCTCCTCCACCATCTCCTTCACACCATCATCCATACTACTATACATTACCAGCCTACTACTATAAGTCTCCCCCGCCACCAAAACGTTATTAACAAAGAGGCTTTCAAAACAAGTCTTAAAGTTACAAGTTACTACATTACATCACTTTAATTGTCCCTTTTCATTCATTTTATTTGTTTTCGTCATCCTTAAGCAAATGTATGTGAGTTAAGAAGGTCTAAACATGCAATGAccattttgtttatttatttatttttcatgaatgagttattatgttttttttttttttttgttttttttttcattcCGTTAATGaaaacatttgttcttacttggtcACTCAACTCTCTCTATGCTATATATTGAACTCATAATTAGGAAACATACATTACTTCTTATTAATTCCTTATGTAGAGGAGGTATAGGTTGTATCTGTAAATTTACACAATTTGCATTGTCACATTTTGATTATATAAATTACTAGCCTTTAAGAGCACGTGCGTTGCACGGCGGGCCCTAATAAGACTAAATATAAAATGTTAACGAACTTATCAAAAACAACGAAACAACATCGATATAAAACATCATACTTGATATTAAAACAAACAATGTTTTCATTGAACCAATGCATTCAAGTTGTCCTGGTTGTAGTTCGAGAATGGTTACAAGTCTCTGAAGATCATCAGCTGTGTGTTTGTAGTTTCTAATCATCTCCCATAAGGTAGGCTTTCTCAAAAGAGCCTAACAATTAACAAAACAATAACCGGTAAGCATGGGACTCTGCAACTAAAGTTTGATGCTTACATTATACAAAAGGCACAATATAAGTTTAAAATAACGGGACATAAGTTAACTAATTCTTTTAATGAAGTCAAAATCGCCCCCTTTAGCCAAAGTATACCAACAACTAATTTCCATAAAACCAAAACCTTGAAATACACTGTGTACGGCATAGTTTATGTGTACAAAGTGATcattgcccaatttgacaccaattCGGCCAAACAAATCAAATAATCAAAATGGAAAATTTATATTAAATATGAGGTGAATAGTTTGTCTTGAGGATTTCTATTTTGAGAAAAATTATTTCACAACCCGGTAGTGAGTATAACATATTATACTTACAACATTATACAAAGACAATAAACAAATAATATTACCTAAACAATCATGATCATATGATGATGGAATGGTACCATAGTAGATACACATTAAACGCCTGTCACATAAAGAAGAGTAATCATTGACGACAATCTCTCTACCACTTTCTTGCAAGTGTTACACTACATGGGCACATTTATGGGAAATTTGCTCTGCAAATTTGCTCAGAGAAAGGACATCGCAACGTTTATGGGAATATTCCTGCAACAAACACAAAGAACACACCGTTTGAATCCCGCAATCGAAATGCACATCCCGCACCCTTAGTTTATCTTGAGTCTTCAACTCACTTCGAAGATACCTTCATCATTGAGTCATAAGTTGTCAACCTACTTTGGTAACATTATAATCATCAGTTTCTACATATAAAAGCTACACAAGAACGGTACCAAGATAAGTAAAAGCAGGGAAATTTTCTCTTTTGTTGTATGTTTGGTCAACCTTAACAAAATATGCCCCATTATTTATCTATTACACAAGGTTGACAACAAAATATGAGTGATAAACATTCATTTATGATAACACCATTCTGTTACAAAAGATCACCAACGGAGCATGAGTCATATATAACATGAGCCTTTTTGTCTATGTAGCAACCATTTGAAGTTTTGAAACTGAGGTATATAATAGAAAAAATATACCTTACATGAGACGTAAACCAATGAGTAACATGATTTTATTTTTACAAAGCTTAAACGAAAACGTTCTATAAGATAAAATCGAGTGTATATATAAAGGAACATTTGCATATCCAAGCAACCTAACATTAGTATCAAAAGAAAAATCCAATCCTCAATAGACAGATGTTATGAAAGTGCAATCTTATAAGTACCAAATAACACTCAAGCCATTGGCCAAAAACGAAGTACTCAGATAACACACATCCCTTCAATTTTCTCTTTTGTATACCGTTAGAAATTATGCTCCAATAGCTTGTACGAACaacaaaaatgatatttatattcAATTCAAATGATAATTAGCATTAGGACATACTAATGTGTGTGACACTTACATGGTAAGCAAAATAAATGTATTCAATTGCAGCACATATCTTCTGATATAATGAAACTTCATTAAAAATTTCTCCACATCAGTAATTTATCAATCAATTAGACAAAAaatttgtaaaaataaaataagcTAATATTATTACCTCACATTGCAGATCCTAACAGTCTTGATTTGGGTTGAAAGAGATTGAAAAGCAATATTAAACATTAAACACAAGTTAAAAGAGATTGCATATAAAATTGAAAGGCATCAGCAATAATTCCCAGAAATATAAAATTGAAATTTATTATTGCATATAAAAAGGAAATTCATATAGCAAACGGAAAACAAATAACATATACCTGTATTCAAATCGCTATTCGACTCGATTTATACTGTCACTCTGATTCGTTATCTTGATTTAGCCGGAAATTAACAAAACTGTAATCATATCGAAGCAATAAAAACATCGCCCCAAAACAATTCTGTTACCGGATTGAACAGCGATTTAATGTTGCCGATTCGTTCTTGTTAAACATCTTTCAATCTCGTTTGTGATTGATTGGTTAGAAAACCCTAATTGTGAAGAATGGAGAAGATAGTTTTGAAAAATTGAGCGCTGGAGATGGAATAGGTTTTGTGAAAACGTAAATCATTCGGTTTTTCAATTTGGAAGAAGATGAAGACGATACATGTGATGAAATTCGATGAATTGAAATTAAGCGGCGATTTTAGTAGGGTAGAAAAATATATCTGTGACAGAGTGCCACGTGGCATTTTTCTGGGGTTGCTTATGTGTAATCTGGTGGCCAATAGTTGACTGACAAATGAATGGAGAGAGGATGAATGGTAGGGTGCCATGTGCCACATGGTTTGTAAGGGGTaatgatgaaatgatgatgataCAGAGTAATATATTTCCTTATGTTGTTTTCCCTTCTACATATACTTTTTCTTCTAATCGAAATATCTAACCATCCAAACTGATCTTAAATATGATCATCGTTAATTCGTAGTTTTACATCAACGATCAATAGTACTGTTTAGTGATGCAAAGTAGCTTAAAACATTGGGGTAAGTAgttattggatatatatatatatatattacggagtatttttTTATTTTAGCAAAAAGCTAGAAATTAAGAAACAATTGAAGGCCAACACATGGAAACCGACAAGTAACAAATTGATGAGCAAACTGTAAGATCGTTTCTATCCCAACAACATGTCCTACATATAAGCTCATGGTTACATAGTATTCTAAAAGCAATTAGTGATAGATGAATGTTCCCAAAAGTTTATAAACTGAGAATAATTCTTTTCAACTTCCAATGTATGTGAGATGGTTCGCGACACAAACATCCACCAATATATGCCCATCTACGAGTCTACGAAGACCTTTTCCTAAACCTACTAAACAAAC
This genomic interval carries:
- the LOC139896153 gene encoding ADP,ATP carrier protein 1, mitochondrial-like — translated: MADQNHHLAATRRVGTQLHLSQYSQAQYGALNRPAATQRQFTYGSYSNSGFNYAMTRSLVTANASPVFVQAPSEKGPYGFAIDFLMGGVSAAVSKTAAAPIERIKLLIQNQDEMLKSGRLQQPYKGIGDCFKRTIADEGIVALWRGNTANVIRYFPTQALNFAFKDYFKSLFSFKKGKDPYWKVFGGNIASGGFAGTSSLLFVFSLDYARTRLANDAKAAKKGGERQFNGLIDVYKKTYASDGIAGLYRGFNLSAVGIFVYRGLYFGLYDSLKPILLTGKLEDSFFASFALGWLITNGAGLASYPIDTVRRRMMMTSGEAVKYKNSLDAFSQIVKKEGVKSLFKGGGANILRAVAGAGVLAGYDKLQVIVFGKKYGSGGG